In the genome of Leptospira inadai serovar Lyme str. 10, one region contains:
- a CDS encoding single-stranded DNA-binding protein — protein MKNLSITVVDGFLTADPELKKVASGKSVVHFTLAVNHNFRKIEGEEPEVSYLDVEAWERTAENCSEYLKKGKKVTVVGHLKQDRWKNQEGQARSRLKIIADEVRFDSFGDRKERDAA, from the coding sequence ATGAAAAATCTATCCATCACGGTAGTCGACGGCTTCTTAACCGCCGACCCTGAGTTAAAAAAAGTCGCTAGCGGTAAATCCGTCGTTCATTTCACTTTGGCTGTGAATCACAATTTCAGGAAAATCGAAGGTGAGGAGCCTGAAGTTTCGTATCTGGACGTGGAAGCTTGGGAAAGAACGGCGGAGAACTGTTCAGAATATTTAAAAAAAGGGAAAAAGGTAACGGTCGTCGGTCATTTGAAACAAGACCGTTGGAAAAACCAGGAAGGACAAGCTCGGTCTCGGCTTAAGATTATTGCGGACGAAGTTCGTTTCGATAGCTTCGGAGATAGAAAGGAGCGAGACGCGGCGTAA
- a CDS encoding Spy/CpxP family protein refolding chaperone → MFRKVAKITTILLVLGLATVLTQGCHHKWRSPEKRAEFVVKKLKSELDLNESQAETLDKIKADVLAKRKELKLQEGPFLPKEAVEELRGDKLNVDKWNKYGQENEKKMGEFRAFFLKKAVEFHAILTPEQRNKLADLIIKFQSKFEKEKE, encoded by the coding sequence ATGTTTCGCAAAGTTGCAAAAATAACTACGATTCTGCTGGTCTTAGGCTTGGCTACGGTCTTGACCCAGGGTTGTCACCATAAATGGCGTTCGCCCGAAAAAAGGGCCGAATTCGTCGTAAAGAAATTGAAATCGGAATTGGATCTTAACGAATCCCAAGCCGAAACGTTAGATAAAATCAAAGCAGATGTGCTTGCTAAACGCAAAGAATTAAAACTTCAGGAAGGTCCGTTTCTACCTAAGGAAGCCGTCGAAGAATTACGCGGAGATAAGCTGAACGTCGACAAATGGAATAAGTACGGCCAAGAAAATGAAAAGAAAATGGGCGAATTTCGCGCATTTTTTCTCAAGAAAGCGGTCGAATTTCATGCGATTCTGACTCCGGAGCAGAGAAATAAGCTGGCGGATCTAATTATTAAGTTCCAAAGTAAATTCGAAAAAGAGAAAGAATAA
- the trxA gene encoding thioredoxin: protein MENTLPGSFEELLKTHDKPILVDFWATWCGPCKMVAPELEKFAQSHKGKVTVVKVDIDEQPDIAQKYGILSVPTLMLFKAGQISEKVVGAIPQAQMEKVFGPKLA from the coding sequence ATGGAAAACACTTTACCAGGCTCATTCGAAGAACTTCTCAAAACCCATGATAAGCCCATATTGGTAGACTTTTGGGCTACCTGGTGCGGTCCGTGTAAGATGGTCGCGCCGGAATTGGAGAAATTTGCCCAGTCCCATAAAGGGAAAGTTACCGTAGTAAAAGTCGATATCGACGAACAACCCGATATCGCGCAAAAATACGGAATCTTATCCGTTCCGACCTTGATGCTTTTCAAAGCCGGTCAAATCTCGGAAAAAGTAGTCGGCGCGATTCCTCAGGCTCAGATGGAAAAAGTCTTCGGGCCAAAGCTTGCGTAA
- a CDS encoding RNA polymerase sigma factor has protein sequence MGEQEFSRFVEDTREIVLAAISRYLYERFAYAIDDVAQETYLRAYKALQKGQFRGDSKLTTWLYTIARNESIRMNEILGREETKAEKAGKRSVEDRRLETVSDNSDEVADLPTWEKAKIWVLQLPESYRSVLQYYLSGYSEKQIAEALGVPAGTVKSRAARGKEMLRRMQNSERREGGTIWGE, from the coding sequence ATGGGAGAACAGGAATTTTCCCGCTTCGTAGAAGATACCCGGGAGATCGTCTTAGCGGCGATCTCCCGCTACTTGTACGAACGATTCGCATACGCGATAGATGACGTCGCTCAGGAAACGTATCTGAGAGCCTACAAGGCGCTTCAGAAAGGTCAGTTTCGTGGCGATTCCAAACTTACGACCTGGCTCTATACGATCGCTAGAAACGAATCCATTCGAATGAATGAGATTTTAGGGCGAGAGGAAACCAAAGCTGAAAAAGCAGGTAAGCGCTCGGTAGAAGATAGGAGATTAGAAACCGTATCCGACAATTCCGACGAGGTCGCGGATTTGCCGACTTGGGAGAAAGCTAAGATTTGGGTCCTGCAACTTCCCGAATCGTATCGAAGCGTTCTCCAATATTATCTCTCCGGATATTCCGAAAAACAGATTGCCGAGGCTCTAGGAGTTCCCGCAGGAACCGTTAAGTCCAGAGCCGCCCGTGGTAAGGAAATGTTGCGAAGGATGCAAAATTCAGAAAGGAGGGAAGGAGGAACGATATGGGGCGAATAA
- the ilvD gene encoding dihydroxy-acid dehydratase, translating to MPQYRSRTSTHGRNMAGARALWRATGMKETDFGKPIIAIANSFTQFVPGHVHLKDLGQMVAREIEKAGGVAKEFNTIAVDDGIAMGHSGMLYSLPSRDLIADSVEYMVNAHTADALICISNCDKITPGMLMAALRLNIPTVFVSGGPMEAGKVNWGGEIRKLDLVDAMVEAANPNVSDEDVAMIERSACPTCGSCSGMFTANSMNCLTEALGLSLPGNGSTLATHSDRRELFLNAGRIVVSLAKRFYEQGDESVLPRNIANYKAFQNAMSLDVAMGGSTNTVLHILAAANEAELDFTMKDIDQISRRVPCVCKVAPATQKYHMEDVHRAGGVMGILAELDRVGLINRDVATIHSPTLGTALEEWDITRQKSGSKSHDLFSAAPGGVPTTEAFSQSRRWPSLDLDRANGCIRDVEHAYSKDGGLAVLYGNLAPEGCIVKTAGVDESIWKFTGRARVMESQEEAVAKILGNEVVEGDVVVIRYEGPKGGPGMQEMLYPTSYLKSKGLGKACALLTDGRFSGGTSGLSIGHVSPEAAEGGVIGLVEEGDAIQIDIPNRIIRLVVDEEELSNRRNTMDEKGQDAWKPKSRKRQVSPALRAYAAMTTSAHTGAVRDVSQVERKFSKREPQPADAIR from the coding sequence ATGCCCCAGTATAGATCCCGTACTTCCACTCACGGACGCAATATGGCAGGAGCCAGAGCCCTTTGGCGAGCCACAGGTATGAAAGAAACCGATTTCGGTAAACCGATCATTGCGATCGCAAATTCCTTCACTCAGTTTGTTCCAGGGCATGTTCACTTGAAAGATTTGGGACAGATGGTCGCGAGAGAAATCGAAAAAGCGGGCGGAGTCGCTAAGGAATTCAATACGATCGCAGTGGACGACGGTATCGCGATGGGCCATAGTGGAATGCTCTACTCATTGCCTAGCCGAGACCTAATTGCGGATTCGGTAGAATATATGGTCAACGCTCATACTGCCGACGCGCTTATCTGCATTTCCAACTGCGATAAAATCACTCCCGGAATGTTAATGGCTGCACTTCGTTTAAACATTCCGACCGTATTCGTATCCGGCGGTCCGATGGAGGCAGGGAAAGTGAATTGGGGCGGCGAAATTCGAAAATTAGACCTAGTCGATGCTATGGTGGAAGCCGCCAATCCGAACGTAAGCGATGAAGACGTCGCCATGATAGAACGTTCCGCCTGTCCTACCTGTGGTTCTTGTTCGGGAATGTTCACCGCAAATTCGATGAATTGTCTAACGGAAGCTCTTGGCCTTTCCCTCCCAGGAAACGGATCGACTCTAGCCACTCACTCGGATCGTAGGGAGTTGTTTCTGAACGCCGGACGGATTGTAGTAAGTTTAGCGAAGAGATTCTATGAACAAGGAGACGAATCCGTTCTTCCTAGAAATATCGCGAACTATAAAGCCTTCCAAAATGCGATGAGCCTGGATGTCGCGATGGGCGGATCCACGAATACGGTTCTTCATATCCTTGCCGCAGCCAACGAAGCGGAACTCGATTTTACGATGAAGGATATCGACCAAATTTCTCGAAGAGTTCCTTGTGTTTGCAAAGTCGCGCCGGCCACTCAAAAATATCATATGGAAGACGTTCATCGTGCCGGCGGCGTGATGGGGATTCTCGCAGAGCTAGACCGAGTCGGTTTAATCAACAGAGATGTGGCTACGATTCACAGCCCTACATTAGGTACCGCTTTAGAAGAATGGGATATTACACGGCAAAAGTCCGGATCCAAGTCCCACGACTTATTTAGCGCCGCTCCCGGTGGAGTTCCTACTACGGAAGCGTTTTCCCAGTCAAGACGTTGGCCCAGTCTGGATTTGGATCGAGCTAACGGTTGTATTAGAGATGTGGAGCACGCGTATTCCAAAGACGGGGGACTTGCGGTGCTCTACGGCAATCTCGCGCCCGAAGGATGCATCGTTAAGACCGCCGGAGTGGACGAGTCAATCTGGAAATTTACCGGTCGTGCCAGAGTCATGGAAAGTCAGGAAGAAGCAGTCGCCAAGATTCTAGGAAACGAAGTGGTGGAAGGCGACGTCGTCGTGATTCGATACGAAGGTCCTAAAGGCGGACCGGGAATGCAGGAAATGTTATACCCGACTTCTTATTTAAAATCCAAAGGTTTGGGAAAGGCTTGTGCGCTTTTAACGGACGGTCGCTTTTCGGGAGGAACTTCCGGACTTTCCATCGGGCATGTTTCTCCGGAAGCCGCGGAGGGCGGAGTGATCGGATTAGTTGAAGAAGGTGATGCGATCCAAATCGATATCCCGAACCGGATCATCCGCTTGGTGGTCGATGAGGAAGAATTATCGAATCGTAGAAACACAATGGACGAAAAGGGTCAGGACGCATGGAAACCTAAATCGAGGAAGCGGCAGGTTTCTCCTGCGTTAAGAGCGTATGCTGCGATGACGACTTCGGCACATACGGGAGCCGTCCGCGACGTAAGCCAGGTGGAGCGAAAGTTCTCCAAGAGAGAACCCCAACCTGCCGATGCAATCCGCTAG
- a CDS encoding phosphoribosyl-AMP cyclohydrolase — protein MNPMVTVLYATAQPGVLSGLERIAEEDLNELRLRLPKGTRELVDCDEDTLLFLHSTFSELKLIPLDDSTRPIFVNGLIPVVTQDEAGNILMQAFSSPESLALTRSDGFGTYYSRSRKNLWKKGDTSGHIQKVRQVLLPEDGDFIVYRVDQVGAACHEGYYSCFFRERVRQQLSRLPVPFLGKENA, from the coding sequence ATGAATCCGATGGTTACCGTACTTTATGCTACCGCTCAGCCCGGGGTCCTGTCCGGATTAGAACGGATTGCGGAAGAAGATCTGAACGAACTTCGCTTGAGGTTACCGAAAGGGACTCGGGAGTTAGTGGATTGCGACGAGGATACTCTTCTTTTTTTACACTCGACTTTCTCCGAGCTAAAACTCATCCCGCTGGACGATTCGACCCGCCCGATATTTGTAAACGGTTTAATTCCAGTCGTAACTCAGGATGAAGCCGGTAATATTCTCATGCAGGCGTTTTCGAGTCCGGAAAGTCTGGCCCTGACACGATCGGACGGTTTCGGAACGTATTATAGTCGGTCTAGAAAAAACCTTTGGAAGAAAGGCGATACATCCGGTCATATCCAAAAAGTAAGACAGGTGTTGCTACCCGAAGATGGCGATTTTATCGTATATCGAGTGGATCAGGTTGGTGCCGCCTGTCACGAAGGTTATTATTCCTGCTTTTTTAGGGAACGGGTCCGGCAGCAGTTGTCAAGATTGCCTGTTCCTTTTTTGGGAAAGGAAAATGCTTAG
- the mltG gene encoding endolytic transglycosylase MltG, with translation MNFMNKILLKLGAIVFGLILLSVSAFFIADEIKGGATGSGQVKIDLSIEPGDSPTEVTATLAKNGLLKSSKYFLFLIKVTRSANKIKAGLYEINDGMDSRKILQVITEGKVKLITFTVPEGYNNRQIGDLLVKKNLIKTRADFLNATSRTELLREFKIPASTAEGYLFPETYSVPVNYPVEKIARMMLKRFFAKLDKLPKAKELDPKKLHEIVVLASVVEREAKKNEERPLMAGVFLNRMKKDIPLESCATIQYLFDKPHPRIFEKDLKIVSPYNTYLNKGYPPGPISNPGLPALEAALVPAETEYLFFLLKPDGYHFFSKNFKEHAEAKKKYIDVLYE, from the coding sequence ATGAATTTCATGAATAAAATTCTCCTAAAACTCGGAGCCATCGTCTTCGGTCTGATTCTACTCTCGGTTTCGGCTTTCTTTATCGCAGACGAAATTAAGGGTGGGGCCACCGGATCCGGACAGGTAAAGATCGATCTAAGTATAGAGCCCGGGGATTCTCCGACCGAAGTAACCGCAACACTAGCCAAAAACGGCCTGTTAAAGTCCTCGAAATATTTCCTATTTCTAATAAAGGTCACTCGCTCGGCGAATAAAATAAAAGCCGGTCTTTATGAAATCAACGACGGGATGGATTCCCGTAAAATCCTCCAGGTCATTACCGAAGGAAAGGTCAAGCTGATCACTTTTACCGTTCCGGAGGGATATAATAACCGACAAATCGGAGACTTGTTGGTTAAAAAGAATTTAATCAAGACTCGGGCGGATTTCCTGAACGCGACATCAAGAACGGAGTTGTTAAGAGAATTTAAAATTCCTGCAAGTACTGCGGAAGGCTATCTCTTTCCCGAAACCTATAGCGTTCCGGTAAATTATCCCGTCGAGAAGATTGCAAGAATGATGTTGAAACGTTTCTTTGCGAAATTGGATAAACTTCCCAAGGCAAAGGAACTCGATCCTAAAAAACTTCATGAAATCGTGGTGCTTGCTTCCGTCGTGGAGCGTGAAGCGAAGAAGAACGAGGAAAGACCGCTGATGGCCGGCGTATTTTTGAATCGCATGAAAAAGGATATTCCCCTGGAATCTTGCGCGACGATTCAGTATCTATTCGATAAACCGCATCCGAGAATTTTTGAAAAGGATCTCAAAATCGTTTCTCCTTATAATACGTATCTGAATAAGGGATACCCTCCCGGTCCGATCTCGAATCCCGGTCTCCCGGCTTTAGAGGCTGCGTTAGTTCCTGCCGAGACGGAATATTTATTTTTTCTGTTAAAGCCGGACGGCTACCATTTCTTCTCCAAGAATTTTAAAGAGCATGCCGAAGCTAAAAAGAAATACATCGACGTACTTTACGAATAG
- a CDS encoding response regulator encodes MTYRSYKVLLAEDDETSADLLIHYLERFNFEVDHVVDGAAGELKLRKEDYDLILLDNQMPRMSGVNLVATMPEKNGNKPVIFLTSSNEKENVLSAASSGQLAAYLLKPIDPSSLLEKILNALRINSTSLVDKKEFPFSIQKISREGYGIGVRLIGCPYGKTAERIVQEISFVLKELPTPRKFFLELEEAFQYQKNASELLSNIVAKLVAKYEISPEDILIIDTV; translated from the coding sequence ATGACGTATCGATCATATAAAGTTCTGCTCGCGGAAGACGACGAAACTTCTGCGGACTTGCTGATTCATTATCTCGAGCGATTTAATTTCGAAGTCGACCACGTCGTAGACGGCGCTGCGGGTGAATTGAAGCTTAGGAAAGAGGATTATGATCTGATTCTTCTTGATAACCAGATGCCTCGCATGTCGGGCGTAAATCTCGTCGCTACCATGCCCGAAAAAAACGGAAATAAGCCGGTGATTTTTCTCACTTCCAGTAACGAGAAAGAAAACGTGTTGAGCGCGGCTTCGAGTGGACAATTGGCGGCCTATCTTTTAAAACCGATCGACCCGAGCTCGCTACTCGAAAAAATTTTAAACGCTCTTCGAATTAACTCTACCTCTTTAGTCGATAAGAAGGAATTTCCGTTTTCTATCCAAAAGATTTCTCGGGAAGGATACGGGATCGGAGTTCGTTTAATCGGATGCCCATACGGTAAGACCGCGGAAAGAATCGTACAAGAGATAAGTTTCGTATTAAAAGAACTGCCTACGCCGCGAAAATTCTTTTTGGAACTTGAGGAAGCGTTTCAGTATCAGAAAAATGCTTCCGAACTGCTGAGCAACATCGTGGCAAAACTCGTCGCGAAATATGAAATCTCGCCCGAGGATATTCTTATCATCGACACGGTTTAA
- a CDS encoding TIGR01777 family oxidoreductase, with product MLIGISGGTGLIGSLLALRLRAEGYQVRLFSRSGKLPYRLQRTSEWDVRIGPLPTRIDLEGVDVLINLAGEPIAGNRWTEEYKKKIRTSRIDYTRDLVSVLSSLGEVGPKTLLNASAIGFYGSFESSTPPFDESTPAAQDELSDLCQAWEKEALEAEKSGIRTVLLRIGVVLSTEGGALASLLPAFRLFAGGPIGSGNQILSWIHIEDLLSIVLFLLKRPEAIGPFNLVSPEPISNEQFSKALGRTLNRPSFTRIPSFALKLAFGDGAQVATHGQRVIPKRLLELGYKFRYPNLEGALRSLLG from the coding sequence ATGCTTATCGGTATTTCCGGCGGGACCGGACTCATCGGATCTTTGCTTGCACTTCGACTTCGGGCAGAAGGATACCAGGTGCGCCTTTTTAGTCGTAGCGGAAAACTTCCCTATCGATTACAAAGAACTTCCGAATGGGACGTTCGTATCGGTCCCCTCCCGACCCGAATCGATTTGGAGGGAGTCGACGTCCTCATCAATTTAGCGGGCGAACCGATTGCGGGAAATCGCTGGACCGAAGAATACAAGAAAAAAATTCGAACCTCCCGAATCGATTACACTAGAGATCTAGTTTCCGTTTTATCTTCGTTAGGCGAAGTCGGACCGAAAACTTTATTGAATGCGTCCGCAATCGGCTTTTACGGTTCCTTCGAATCGTCTACGCCTCCTTTCGACGAATCCACTCCTGCCGCTCAAGACGAACTCAGCGATCTCTGCCAAGCCTGGGAAAAAGAAGCCTTGGAAGCGGAAAAATCCGGGATTCGAACGGTACTTTTAAGAATCGGAGTCGTTCTTTCGACGGAAGGCGGAGCCTTGGCTTCTCTGCTTCCGGCATTCCGTCTTTTTGCAGGAGGTCCCATCGGATCCGGAAACCAAATTCTTTCCTGGATTCATATCGAAGATCTGCTCTCCATCGTGCTATTTCTGTTAAAAAGACCGGAAGCGATCGGGCCCTTCAATTTGGTTTCTCCCGAACCCATATCGAACGAACAATTCAGCAAGGCGTTAGGCAGAACACTCAATCGTCCTTCCTTTACCCGAATCCCTTCCTTCGCTCTCAAACTTGCTTTCGGAGACGGAGCGCAAGTGGCAACCCACGGACAAAGAGTGATTCCCAAGCGTTTGCTGGAGCTAGGCTATAAGTTTCGATACCCGAATTTAGAAGGAGCTTTACGAAGCCTATTGGGTTGA
- a CDS encoding acyl-CoA dehydrogenase family protein, which produces MDYPLRLAENPGLAPYDVSSYKGNRGKNFYDLDKVLQRVIERYSVGYDPAHKKAMVDHLRGYGELVGGTLDELTEASHKEGKYGEIVKFDRAGNRIDLVVYSPEQKLSRKISYDYGIVNLDFHDEWKFPFTDLHRVSLAYLANQNGEGGMTCPLAMTDGMINVLKAIGTEEQKKKYLPLVAGKGSSSHFMAGQYVTERVGGSNVAANRTIARKGENGKWILNGEKWFCSNPGDLWVTTAKLEGTETIGLFLVPRIKDNGELNGHHILRKKDIIGSKGKLTVEIVYEDVEAETLGRPAHGIANLIRYVIRTSRVHVSIAAAGMSRRAFMEALEYSRFRTAYGKKIKEFSAYSRELAELRTLYAALVFLIYRGIDWSSKGILAEQLSTPLMKYKSSSLSSQITHRAIMALGGSGIIGDYTCLPRLHNDCIINETWEGTHLIITDHALGAMNRAKIRDSFVAEVGKNFTAAKAISELQELAEFGEDLLSKWAKNLEERPREWKETYRLDLSDLAFGALALSEFLEQALHDRAVGIKNSLFDSFAKGFAGYLFRTLPEAKGDFEKFRLGSEEIARIVEW; this is translated from the coding sequence ATGGACTATCCACTTCGTCTTGCGGAAAACCCCGGACTCGCACCTTATGATGTGTCTTCTTACAAAGGAAATCGAGGTAAAAACTTTTACGATCTTGATAAAGTATTACAACGAGTCATCGAACGCTACTCCGTAGGCTACGATCCCGCTCATAAAAAGGCCATGGTCGACCATTTGCGCGGCTACGGCGAACTTGTGGGCGGAACTTTAGACGAACTTACGGAAGCTTCTCATAAAGAAGGTAAATACGGGGAGATCGTAAAATTCGACCGAGCCGGAAATCGCATCGATTTGGTCGTTTATTCTCCCGAACAAAAACTTTCCCGGAAAATATCCTATGATTACGGAATTGTAAATTTAGATTTTCATGATGAATGGAAGTTCCCGTTTACGGATTTACATCGTGTCTCCTTGGCATATTTAGCGAATCAAAACGGAGAAGGAGGGATGACCTGTCCGCTCGCAATGACGGACGGTATGATCAATGTCTTGAAAGCGATAGGAACCGAAGAGCAAAAGAAAAAATACCTTCCTCTAGTGGCGGGCAAGGGATCGTCCTCCCATTTTATGGCAGGGCAATATGTCACCGAGCGAGTCGGTGGAAGTAATGTGGCTGCCAACAGAACGATCGCCCGCAAGGGAGAAAACGGAAAGTGGATTTTAAACGGCGAAAAATGGTTCTGCTCCAATCCGGGAGATCTTTGGGTAACGACGGCCAAGCTGGAAGGGACGGAAACCATCGGCCTATTTTTGGTTCCTAGAATTAAAGACAACGGAGAGTTAAACGGCCATCATATTCTGCGGAAAAAGGATATCATCGGATCCAAGGGTAAGTTGACCGTCGAGATCGTCTACGAAGACGTCGAGGCGGAAACTCTAGGTCGTCCGGCTCACGGGATAGCAAACTTAATCCGCTACGTTATCCGAACTTCTAGAGTCCATGTTTCCATCGCGGCCGCGGGGATGTCTAGACGAGCCTTCATGGAAGCTTTGGAATATTCCAGATTCAGAACCGCTTACGGAAAAAAGATCAAGGAATTTTCGGCTTACTCGAGGGAGCTTGCCGAGCTTCGGACCTTATATGCAGCCCTGGTTTTTCTGATTTATCGAGGGATCGATTGGAGCTCCAAAGGGATTCTCGCCGAACAACTTTCCACCCCCTTGATGAAATACAAATCCTCCTCTCTCTCTTCTCAAATCACCCACAGAGCTATCATGGCCTTGGGAGGTTCGGGAATTATCGGCGATTATACTTGTCTTCCGAGGCTTCATAACGATTGCATTATCAACGAAACTTGGGAAGGAACTCATCTAATCATTACCGATCACGCGTTAGGAGCGATGAATCGAGCCAAAATTCGGGATTCCTTCGTGGCGGAAGTCGGAAAGAATTTTACTGCGGCAAAAGCGATTTCCGAATTGCAAGAGCTGGCGGAATTCGGTGAGGATTTGTTGTCCAAGTGGGCTAAGAATCTAGAGGAGAGACCGAGGGAATGGAAGGAAACTTACAGACTCGACCTCTCCGATCTTGCATTCGGAGCTCTCGCACTTTCCGAATTTTTGGAACAAGCCCTTCACGATCGAGCCGTAGGAATTAAGAATTCATTATTCGATTCGTTTGCGAAAGGATTTGCAGGTTATCTATTTAGAACTCTTCCCGAGGCTAAAGGAGATTTCGAAAAATTCCGTTTAGGATCGGAGGAGATCGCTAGGATCGTCGAGTGGTGA
- a CDS encoding acyl-CoA dehydrogenase family protein, with amino-acid sequence MIATKSPTDSSTAKQALARSAAVIEQVTKALAAKCSSNGKVSVSKMDQNQLVQYQIAWLTSEQRIAENFIDYAWNESLGTGDLERLMAYVFAAETVTHIRSELSARPNEYGISVQELIAKLFDDSTNKFLEESTAIENYNHITDLIVSLGHFGAYGLSEDHELFRQTFKQFAEEVVAPKAEHVHRHDDIVPEEIIQGLRDMGCFGLCIPENYGGLQPNDHPDNISMLVVTEELSRGSLGIAGSLITRPEILSKALLKGGTDAQKEKWLPLIAAGEKMGGIMVTEPNYGSDVAGVSVVAKKVDGGWSVNGVKTWCTFAGYANLLLILVRTETDPELKHKGLSILLAEKPSFNGHEFDYKQDGGGRISGKAIGTIGYRGMHSFEVSFEDYFVPEENLIGGEAGRGKGFYFQMEGFAGGRIQTAARANGVMQAALEAGLRYAQERHVFQKPIFEYNLTKYKIARMAMIVQASRQYTNTVAKLLDQHQGQMEATLIKFYASKVAEWVTREAMQIHGGMGYAEEYAVSRYFVDARVFSIFEGAEEVMALRVIAKSLMDQYAS; translated from the coding sequence ATGATCGCTACGAAATCTCCGACGGATTCATCAACGGCTAAACAAGCTCTCGCACGCTCCGCGGCCGTCATCGAGCAGGTTACTAAAGCACTCGCAGCTAAGTGCAGTTCCAACGGGAAGGTTTCCGTTTCCAAAATGGATCAAAACCAGCTCGTTCAATACCAAATCGCCTGGTTGACTTCCGAGCAAAGAATCGCGGAAAATTTCATCGATTACGCGTGGAACGAATCCCTCGGCACCGGGGATTTAGAAAGGTTGATGGCATACGTGTTTGCCGCAGAGACCGTAACGCATATACGTTCCGAACTTAGCGCTCGTCCGAACGAATATGGAATCAGCGTCCAGGAACTGATTGCAAAACTTTTCGACGATAGCACGAACAAATTCTTGGAAGAATCCACCGCAATCGAGAATTATAATCATATCACCGATCTAATCGTTTCCCTCGGGCATTTCGGTGCTTACGGCCTGAGCGAGGATCATGAATTATTCAGACAAACCTTCAAACAATTCGCGGAAGAAGTAGTCGCTCCAAAGGCCGAACACGTTCATCGCCACGACGATATCGTTCCGGAAGAAATCATTCAGGGACTTAGAGACATGGGATGTTTCGGTCTTTGTATTCCCGAAAATTACGGCGGACTACAGCCTAACGATCATCCGGATAATATTTCCATGCTGGTCGTAACCGAGGAATTGTCCCGAGGATCTCTCGGTATCGCGGGTTCCCTAATCACTCGTCCTGAAATTCTATCTAAGGCGCTTTTAAAAGGCGGAACCGACGCTCAAAAAGAGAAGTGGTTACCGTTGATCGCCGCGGGCGAAAAAATGGGCGGGATCATGGTAACCGAGCCGAATTACGGCTCCGACGTAGCCGGTGTTTCCGTTGTCGCTAAGAAAGTGGACGGCGGCTGGTCGGTTAACGGAGTGAAAACCTGGTGCACGTTCGCAGGCTATGCCAATCTTTTATTGATCCTCGTAAGAACCGAAACCGATCCGGAATTAAAGCATAAAGGTCTTTCCATACTTCTCGCGGAAAAACCCAGCTTTAACGGTCACGAATTCGATTATAAACAAGACGGCGGCGGGCGCATTAGTGGCAAAGCGATCGGAACGATCGGTTATCGCGGAATGCATTCCTTCGAAGTTTCCTTCGAGGATTATTTCGTCCCCGAAGAAAACCTGATCGGAGGCGAGGCAGGACGGGGAAAAGGTTTTTACTTCCAAATGGAAGGATTTGCGGGCGGTCGCATCCAAACGGCTGCGAGAGCTAACGGAGTCATGCAGGCGGCGTTGGAAGCGGGATTACGTTATGCTCAGGAACGTCACGTATTTCAGAAACCCATTTTCGAATACAATCTGACCAAATATAAGATCGCTCGCATGGCCATGATCGTTCAAGCGTCCCGTCAATATACCAACACGGTCGCAAAGCTTTTGGATCAGCATCAGGGGCAAATGGAAGCGACTTTAATTAAGTTTTACGCTTCCAAAGTGGCGGAATGGGTAACGAGAGAAGCGATGCAGATCCACGGCGGAATGGGATATGCGGAAGAATATGCGGTTTCCCGATACTTCGTGGATGCTCGAGTCTTCTCGATCTTTGAAGGCGCCGAAGAAGTAATGGCTCTTAGAGTTATTGCAAAATCCCTAATGGACCAATACGCTTCCTAA